A part of Caretta caretta isolate rCarCar2 chromosome 1, rCarCar1.hap1, whole genome shotgun sequence genomic DNA contains:
- the LOC142070597 gene encoding uncharacterized protein LOC142070597 produces MGTRMASQYANFFMADLEQRFLSSCPLMPLLYLRYIDDIFIIWTHGKEDLEEFHHDFNNFHPTINLSLDQSTQEIHFLDTTVLISDGHINTTLYRKPTDRYAYLHTSSSHPDHTTRSIVYSQALQYNRICSNPSDRDKHLQDLYQAFLQLQYPPAEVKKQIDRDRRVPRSHLLQDRPNKENNRTPLAITFSPQLKPLQCIIKDLQPILKEDPSLSQILGDRPVLAYRRPPNLKQILTSDHKPHNRTTNPGTYPCNKVCCQLCPHIYSGDSIIGPNHISHTIRGSFTCTSTNVICANVIYIDIYWSNWTVST; encoded by the coding sequence atgggtacccgcatggcctcacagtatgccaacttttttatggctgacttagaacaacgcttcctcagctcttgtcccctaatgcccctactctacttgcgctacattgatgacatcttcatcatctggacccatggaaaagaagaccttgaggaattccaccatgatttcaacaatttccatcccaccatcaacctcagcctggatcagtccacacaagagatccacttcctggacactacggtgctaataagcgatggtcacataaacaccaccctataccggaaacctactgaccgctatgcatACCTACACACCTCCAGCtctcacccagaccacaccacacgatccattgtctacagccaagctctacaatacaaccgcatttgctccaacccctcagacagagacaaacacctacaagatctctatcaagcattcttacaactacagtacccacctgctgaagtgaagaaacagattgacagagacagaagagtacccagaagtcacctactacaggacaggcccaacaaagaaaataacagaacgccactagccatcaccttcagcccccaactaaaacctctccaatgcatcatcaaggatctacaaccaatcctgaaggaagacccatcactctcacagatcttgggagacaggccagtccttgcttacagacggccccccaacctgaagcaaatactcaccagtgaccacaaaccacacaacagaaccactaacccaggaacctatccttgcaacaaagtctgttgccaactgtgtccacatatctattcaggggacagcatcatagggcctaatcacatcagccacactatcagaggctcgttcacctgcacatctaccaatgtgatatgtgccaatgtgatatatattgatatatattggtcaaactggacagtctctacgtaa